Proteins found in one Coffea eugenioides isolate CCC68of chromosome 5, Ceug_1.0, whole genome shotgun sequence genomic segment:
- the LOC113772131 gene encoding uncharacterized protein LOC113772131, translated as MGPAQLTICTTPVAVALSAFVVVLPENSHLISKRIALGQIVVVYVLAFINGPKTDPILHPIHVLASTAIGAVACVLASLLPYPSLACYEVKKKFKLYTKNASERVGVLMKAFSAQDETSAQALILQSKSLARTGTKLLRSIKSKQESMLWGRVPVKFLKPYCTNPGQILQEIETPLRGMEIALSNGSVPFPERKYDLAGIEELISRHIKSMPLTVPEANAENIAESLQTLRTVPTNHRQLPSIFFLFCLKLLQAKLATTSAISSIKEGSTDPGKQEKWFFIKIWRSLSININKSRLMPAFKCSLSLGLAVFFGSLYSKENGFWAGLPVAISLASAREPAFKVANVKAQGTVLGMVYGVFGCFIFGKYVPIQLLSLLPWFIFCSFLRRSHMYGQAGGISAVIGAVLLLGRKDFGPPSEFAIARITETFIGISCSIVVELVLQPTRAFALAKVQLSKNFEVMRNSIGAISLTASEANLEESLKKLKLQVNELGKFIGEAEVEPNFWFLPFYSACYSKLSVSLSEMVEFLHFITHAIQFLHQESGRMDTNLWKESMSKINADLKIFKEIVDSSIKCFEEVSLVKSLVLLDKEMKRKNISLDLESGKSPKIPSMMKLPGSEEEVTIEKTLTYYLQHCNEFLEAIHADKGEKELKSRIALILSCIGFCMSGLVRETREIEKAIKELVQWENPSSLVNLHDISSKIHALAAAVDTMPTQVGPVGNNGSLSHKRLCVRIPLPM; from the exons ATGGGGCCAGCCCAGCTAACCATTTGCACCACCCCCGTTGCGGTGGCGCTTAGCGCATTTGTGGTGGTGCTGCCTGAAAACAGCCACCTGATATCAAAGCGTATAGCACTCGGCCAGATTGTTGTTGTCTACGTATTAGCTTTCATCAATGGTCCCAAAACTGACCCTATTTTGCACCCCATCCACGTCTTAGCCAGTACGGCTATTGGAGCCGTGGCTTGTGTTTTGGCCTCGTTGCTTCCTTACCCAAGCTTGGCATGTTACGAG GTAAAGAAGAAATTCAAGCTTTACACTAAGAATGCTTCGGAGAGGGTAGGGGTCCTTATGAAGGCGTTCTCTGCACAAGACGAAACATCAGCACAAGCACTGATTTTGCAATCCAAGTCCTTGGCTCGCACGGGAACCAAATTACTTAGGAGCATCAAATCCAAGCAG GAAAGTATGCTATGGGGAAGGGTTCCagtcaaatttttgaaaccttacTGCACGAATCCAGGACAGATATTGCAAGAAATTGAGACACCTTTAAGAGGGATGGAAATTGCTTTGTCCAATGGTTCCGTACCATTTCCAGAGCGCAAATATGATCTAGCAGGAATTGAGGAGCTTATTTCGCGTCATATTAAAAGCATGCCCCTTACTGTCCCCGAAGCAAATGCAGAAAACATTGCTGAGTCCCTCCAAACTCTTCGAACCGTCCCAACAAACCATAGACAATTACCCtctattttcttccttttttgctTGAAGCTGCTACAAGCAAAACTAGCTACCACCTCAGCAATCAGTTCTATCAAAGAAGGATCAACTGATCCAGGAAAACAGGAGAAATGGTTCTTCATAAAGATATGGAGAAGCTTATCCATCAACATCAACAAAAGCAGGCTTATGCCAGCTTTCAAATGCTCACTTTCATTAGGCCTAGCTGTGTTCTTTGGATCATTATACAGCAAGGAAAACGGATTTTGGGCGGGATTGCCAGTTGCCATAAGCCTTGCATCAGCCAGAGAACCAGCATTTAAAGTTGCAAATGTTAAGGCTCAGGGGACAGTATTAGGAATGGTTTATGGCGTATTCGGTTgctttatttttggaaaatatgTTCCAATACAGCTTCTATCCCTTCTTCCATGGTTCATTTTCTGTAGCTTTTTACGGCGCAGCCATATGTATGGCCAGGCGGGAGGAATTTCAGCAGTTATAGGGGCAGTACTATTATTAGGAAGGAAAGATTTTGGTCCCCCAAGTGAATTTGCAATAGCAAGAATCACAGAAACTTTCATTGGAATATCTTGTTCAATCGTGGTAGAACTTGTTTTACAGCCCACAAGAGCTTTTGCTCTAGCGAAAGTTCAGCTCTCCAAGAATTTTGAAGTGATGCGAAATTCTATTGGTGCGATTAGTCTCACTGCCAGCGAGGCCAACTTGGAGGAAAGCCTGAAAAAGCTTAAACTCCAAGTGAATGAACTAGGAAAATTCATTGGTGAAGCTGAGGTGGAACCCAATTTTTGGTTTTTGCCTTTTTACAGTGCTTGTTACAGTAAGCTCTCCGTGTCCTTGTCAGAGATGGTGGAGTTCCTACATTTCATCACTCATGCAATTCAATTTCTCCATCAAGAATCAGGAAGAATGGACACCAATTTGTGGAAGGAAAGTATGAGCAAGATAAATGCTGATCTCAAGATTTTCAAGGAAATAGTTGACTCTTCAATAAAGTGTTTTGAGGAGGTCAGTCTGGTAAAATCACTCGTGTTATTGGACAaagagatgaaaaggaaaaacattTCCCTTGATCTTGAATCGGGtaaatcaccaaaaatcccTTCTATGATGAAATTACCAGGTTCAGAAGAAGAAGTGACCATTGAGAAAACTCTAACCTATTATCTTCAGCATTGCAACGAATTTCTTGAGGCTATTCACGCTGATAAAGGTGAGAAGGAGCTCAAGAGCCGCATTGCATTGATTTTGAGCTGTATTGGTTTCTGCATGAGCGGCCTTGTAAGGGAGACCAGAGAGATTGAGAAGGCTATTAAAGAACTTGTGCAGTGGGAGAACCCGTCAAGCCTTGTGAATTTGCATGACATTTCTAGCAAGATACATGCTTTAGCAGCAGCAGTAGATACCATGCCAACGCAAGTTGGACCAGTTGGCAATAACGGGTCACTTTCTCACAAAAGATTATGTGTTCGAATTCCGCTACCGATGTGA
- the LOC113771530 gene encoding uncharacterized protein LOC113771530: MANARTIRELAAPNLTQQPLCITFPRLSENAAFELKPGPIHLLPTFHGLSGEEPHKHMQEFDVVCSSMKPSGVTDEQIKLKAFPFSLKDSAKDWLYCLPAGIITTWPEMQKKFFEKYFPASRAASLRKEICDIKQFHGESLYEYWERNIIDAASGGALVNKTTQEAWELIERMAENCQQFGTREDVPTRKVNEVSSSSIQQQLSELTSFVRQIAVGNVQQAKVCGICTNSGHTTDSCPQLQEEGIEQANMAGNMPMPRRQYDPYSNSYNPGWRDHPNLSYGGNKQQNFTPNRQQGFQQQYQTKNQPSSNPGMSLEDMVKIIASNTMKFQQDTEASSQETKARMQNLENQMSQLASIVNRLDS, translated from the exons ATGGCAAATGCACGAACAATACGGGAGTTGGCCGCTCCAAACTTGACCCAACAACCTCTCTGCATAACTTTCCCTCGCCTTAGTGAGAATGCAGCTTTTGAATTAAAACCTGGTCCAATACATTTGTTGCCTACTTTTCATGGTCTGTCAGGTGAGGAACCCCACAAACAcatgcaggaatttgatgtggtgTGTTCGAGTATGAAGCCTTCGGGAGTAACTGATGAACAAATTAAGTTAAAGGCCTTCCCTTTTTCTCTCAAGGATTCGGCAAAAGACTGGTTATACTGTCTACCTGCAGGCATTATCACCACGTGGCCAGAGATGcagaaaaaattttttgaaaaatatttcccTGCGTCCAGAGCTGCTAGTTTGCGAAAGGAAATATGTGACATCAAACAATTTCACGGGGAATCCTTGTATGAATATTGGGAGAG AAATATCATTGATGCAGCAAGTGGAGGTGCACTGGTGAATAAAACTACCCAAGAGGCTTGGGAACTAATCGAGCGAATGGCAGAGAACTGCCAGCAGTTTGGTACAAGAGAGGATGTTCCTACGAGAAAGGTCAACGAGGTAAGCTCATCTTCCATTCAACAGCAGTTATCTGAATTAACCTCATTTGTTCGACAGATAGCTGTAGGAAATGTACAGCAGGCCAAGGTGTGTGGGATTTGTACGAACAGTGGTCATACCACCGACTCGTGCCCACAGTTACAAGAGGAGGGAATTGAGCAAGCAAACATGGCTGGTAACATGCCCATGCCACGTAGACAGTATGACCCCTATTCCAACTCATACAATCCGGGTTGGAgggatcatccaaatctgagctatgggggaaataagcaacaaaatttcaCCCCCAATAGACAACAGGGCTTCCAGCAACAATATCAAACAAAGAATCAACCCTCCTCTAACCCAGGTATGTCCTTAGAAGACATGGTTAAAATCATAGCCTCTAACACTATGAAATTTCAGCAGGACACTGAGGCCAGCAGTCAAGAGACGAAGGCGCGTATGCAAAACTTGGAAAATCAGATGAGTCAATTGGCCTCAATTGTCAACCGACTGGACTCCTAG
- the LOC113771531 gene encoding uncharacterized protein LOC113771531, giving the protein MTLRSGKEVEGPAPVAPKDKNEDRIEKELEEEGTPGINKKVIRTPVVPVKPNPPPFPSRLERLKKHNKKKEILEMFRKVEINIPLLDAIKQVPRYAKFLKDLCINRKKLRGDERIIVGENVSAVLQRKLPPKCGELGMFTIPCKIGNTSIRNAMLDLGASINVMPKAIYASLNLGPLKETGIIIQLADRTNAYPDGVIEDVLVQVNNLVFPADFYILDMGNERSPNPSPILLGRPFLSTARTKIDVSEGTLTMEFDGEIVHFNIFEAMRYPCHSNAIFAMSVIDPLVQEVFEINSRDELETAITKHLDLEATCEMELDVSLQRMVGALQSLGQSSLRYDVAPILVPEPHLKLLPSIVQAPEVELKPLPEHLKYAYLGEKWTLPVIISSKLSPREEDKLLRVLREHKEAIGWTIADIKGISPSVCMHRIRLEEDARPIRQPQRRLNPIMMEVVKKEVINLLDVGIIFSISDSPWVSPVQVVPKKAGVTVEENHEGDLVPVRKPTGWRQCIDYRKLNAIAIAPEDQEKTTFTCPFGTFAYRMMPFGLCNAPATFQRCMISIFSEYVERIIEVFMDDFSVYGDSFDDCLDNLTLILKRCIETNPVLNWEK; this is encoded by the exons atgaccCTCAGGAGTGGGAAAGAGGTTGAAGGACCAGCACCAGTAGCTCCGAAGGACAAGAATGAGGACCGCATTGAGAAGGAGCTTGAGGAAGAAGGAACGCCCGGCATAAATAAAAAGGTAATACGTACCCCAGTGGTTCCAGTTAAGCCTAACCCACCaccttttcctagcaggttggaaAGGCTTAAAAAGCataacaagaaaaaggaaattctGGAGATGTTTAGAAAGGTGGAGATAAATATCCCCTTACTTGACGCAATTAAGCAAGTACCCCGGTATGCCAAATTCTTGAAGGACCTATGCATCAATAGGAAGAAATTGAGGGGAGATGAAAGGATAATTGTGGGAGAGAACGTATCCGCAGTGCTTCAAAGAAAACTTCCGCCCAAGTGTGGAGAGCTAGGTATGTTCACTATCCCTTGTAAAATCGGGAACACTAGCATTAGGAATGCCATGTTAGACCTAGGAGCCTCTATAAATGTGATGCCCAAGGCTATTTATGCTTCTCTAAATTTGGGTCCCTTAAAGGAAACTGGCAttataattcaattggctgataGGACTAATGCTTATCCCGATGGGGTGATAGAAGATGTGTTAGTGCAAGTGAACAATTTAGTGTTCCCCGCTGATTTTTATATTCTTGATATGGGTAATGAACGTTCTCCAAATCCATCACCAATTTTGTTGGGGAGGCCCTTCTTGAGCACGGCTcgtacaaaaattgatgttagtgAGGGCACCCTaacgatggaatttgatggagaaatagttcattttaatatatttgaggCCATGAGATATCCTTGTCATTCTAATGCTATTTTCGCTATGAGTGTAATCGACCCTTTGGTGCAAGAAGTGTTTGAAATTAATAGCAGGGATGAATTGGAGACAGCAATCACCAAACATTTGGATCTGGAAGCAACTTGTGAAATGGAGTTAGATGTCAGTTTGCAAAGAATGGTTGGAGCCTTGCAATCACTAGGCCAAAGTTCTCTAAGGTATGATGTCGCTCCTATATTGGTGCCTGAACCACACCTAAAGCTATTACCCTCTATCGTGCAGGCACCTGAAGTGGAGTTAAAACCTCTGCCCGAGCATCTAAAGTATGCCTATCTAGGTGAAAAATGGACGTTACCagtgataatctcatccaaattaTCACCCAGGGAGGAGGATAAGCTGCTACGGGTTCTAAGGGAGCATAAGGAAGCTATAGGTTGGACAATTGCGGACATAAAGGGTATAAGCCCGTCCGTGTGCATGCATCGAATTCGCCTGGAAGAGGATGCTAGGCCGATAAGACAACCACAAAGGAGATTGAACCCCATCATGATGGAAGTGGTCAAGAAAGAGGTAATCAACCTTCTGGACGTGGGAATCATTTTTTCTATCTCAGATAGCCCGTGGGTGAGTCCAGTCCAAGTGGTGCCAAAGAAAGCAGGGGTAACTGTGGAAGAAAATCATGAAGGGGACCTCGTTCCAGTTCGAAAGCCTACGGGTTGGCGCCAGTGCATCGATTACCGCAAATTGAACGCG ATAGCAATTGcaccagaggatcaagagaaaacAACTTTCACTTGCCCCTTTGGCACTTTTGCCTATCGaatgatgccatttggattgtgCAATGCCCCTGCAACATTTCAGAGGTGCATGATTAGCATTTTTTCTGAGTATGTGGAGAGAATAATTGAGGTATTCATGGATGACTTCAGTGTctatggtgatagttttgaCGATTGCTTAGATAACCTGACATTGATTTTAAAAAGATGCATTGAGACTAACCCAGTGCTCAATTGGGAAAAATGA